One Candidatus Cloacimonadota bacterium DNA window includes the following coding sequences:
- a CDS encoding sodium:solute symporter yields the protein MIARYLTVIGYTILIIFIGVYGSKRTKSFKDFMLGGGKVGPWMTAFSYGTAYFSAVLFIGFAGKIGWGFGLSGLWIAVGNTFIGVLGVWLLLGNKIKKTATSYNISTMPEFLEARYNSPFLKLFASIAIFIFFIPYTAAVFMGLSYLFESNFHLPYTYVLLFMGILTGTYLVLGGYKSMAMIDVIFGIIMVVGVFILLGSTVSKGEGLPNIFQSLKEIDPKLVSPVGPPGIWALLSLVFLTSVAPFAMPQLVQKFYAIKDKRSVKIGMIASSIFALIVTGTAYFTGALTRIFLSPEKNPLAVMYNEAGKIIPNHVDALMPELLVTVIPEVLSVIILLLILSASMSTLAALVLISSSAITKDLYHGFLNKDASDKTLTILMRAGSVFFIILSIILALFKPAVIVTILAISWGAIASVFLGPFIWGLFSKRVNKTGAIFSSVGGLAICIILFILWGKRMVPQAGSIGMIASLVLAPVFSLFGKKVN from the coding sequence ATGATCGCTAGATATTTAACAGTTATCGGTTATACTATCTTAATAATTTTTATTGGAGTATACGGTTCCAAACGAACCAAATCATTCAAAGATTTTATGCTGGGAGGTGGAAAAGTCGGTCCCTGGATGACTGCTTTTTCTTATGGAACTGCCTATTTTTCAGCAGTTTTGTTTATCGGTTTTGCCGGAAAGATCGGCTGGGGATTTGGTCTCTCCGGTTTATGGATCGCAGTTGGAAACACTTTTATCGGAGTTCTCGGAGTCTGGTTATTGCTGGGAAATAAGATCAAAAAAACTGCTACTTCTTACAATATCAGCACCATGCCGGAATTCCTCGAAGCAAGATATAATTCTCCCTTCCTGAAATTATTCGCATCCATCGCAATTTTCATTTTTTTTATTCCCTACACAGCTGCAGTTTTTATGGGATTGAGTTATCTCTTTGAATCAAATTTCCACCTTCCCTACACTTATGTTCTTCTGTTTATGGGAATTCTAACCGGAACCTATCTCGTTCTTGGTGGATATAAATCTATGGCAATGATCGATGTTATTTTCGGTATAATTATGGTTGTCGGAGTTTTCATTCTTTTAGGAAGTACGGTTTCCAAAGGTGAGGGACTACCCAATATTTTCCAAAGTTTGAAAGAGATTGATCCCAAACTTGTTTCTCCGGTCGGACCTCCCGGAATTTGGGCTTTACTATCGCTTGTTTTCCTGACGAGTGTTGCTCCTTTTGCCATGCCGCAACTCGTTCAGAAATTTTATGCGATCAAAGATAAAAGATCAGTGAAGATCGGAATGATCGCTTCCAGCATTTTTGCTTTGATCGTAACCGGAACAGCATATTTTACCGGAGCATTGACTCGCATTTTTCTTTCTCCGGAGAAAAATCCTCTGGCAGTTATGTATAATGAAGCAGGAAAAATTATACCAAATCATGTCGATGCCTTAATGCCGGAACTCCTGGTAACTGTCATTCCAGAAGTTTTATCTGTTATTATCCTTCTTCTGATCTTATCTGCTTCCATGTCAACTCTGGCGGCACTGGTATTGATCTCCAGTTCTGCGATCACTAAAGATCTTTATCACGGATTCCTGAACAAAGATGCTTCTGATAAAACTCTAACCATCCTGATGAGAGCCGGAAGCGTGTTTTTTATCATTCTTTCAATAATTTTAGCCCTTTTCAAACCGGCTGTTATTGTAACCATTCTCGCAATTTCCTGGGGAGCGATCGCATCCGTATTTCTCGGACCTTTTATCTGGGGACTTTTCAGTAAAAGAGTGAATAAAACCGGTGCTATTTTTTCTTCGGTTGGCGGACTCGCTATTTGTATTATTCTCTTTATTTTGTGGGGAAAAAGAATGGTTCCGCAAGCCGGGAGTATTGGAATGATCGCTTCGTTGGTGCTGGCTCCGGTTTTCAGTTTGTTTGGGAAAAAGGTAAATTAA